In Polaribacter pacificus, the genomic window AACCAAACGGTCTAAAACTCTACGAGCTTGCTGAGCGTTCACTAAATTGTAATTAATTTCTCTTGGATTCTCTACAGCATTTAAAATTGCTTTCTTAGTAATTTCATGAAAAACAATTCTTTTAGTTTGATCACTTTTTAAATTCAACTGCTCAGTTAAATGCCACGCAATAGCCTCTCCTTCTCTATCCTCATCACTTGCCAACCAAACCATGTCTGATTTCTTAGCCAAGTCCTTTAGCTTTTTTACCAAAGCTTTTTTGTCTGAAGAAACTATATAGTTTGGCAAAAAATCTCCATCTACATTTATCCCAAGCTCTTTGGAAGGCAGATCTGCAATATGCCCAAAACTTGATTCTACTTGAAAATCTTTACCTAAAAATTTTTCGATTGTTTTTGCTTTAGCCGGTGACTCTACGATTACTAAATTCTTTGCCATACATCTTAAAATTGAACAATTCTACTCAACTGAACTTGTAAAATTGGACTGCAAAAGTAGTTAGTTTTTTTTAATTTTAATTTTTTTAGGCATTTTCCCTTATAAAAAGCAAGAAATACCACGTTAAATTTCTGCCAATTTGTCACGAATTTTAGTTTTTGGTCGTATATTTGCCTTTCATTTTAGCATGAATATGGAATCGATAGAAAAGACAATGGATGAATCAAAACAAGGTCAAGCACTTGTTTTAGAAAATAAAATAGGCAATACCAAAAAGCTTTTTATAGAAAGTTATGGCTGTCAAATGAACATGAGTGATAGTGAAATTGTTGCGTCAATCCTTGGCGAGCAAGGTTTTAACACTACACAAAACCTAGAAGATGCTGATTTGGTTTTGGTAAACACTTGTTCTATTAGAGAAAAAGCTGAGCAGACTGTTAGAAAGCGCCTTGAAAAATACAATGCTGTAAAAAAGATAAACCCAAAGATGAAAGTTGGGGTTTTAGGATGTATGGCAGAAAGGCTTAAAGAAAAGTTTTTAGAAGAAGAAAAAATAGTTGATCTAGTCGTTGGTCCTGATGCCTATAGAGATTTACCTAACCTTTTAGAAGAAATTGATGCTGGTAGAGATGCTGTAAATGTTATCTTATCTAAAGATGAAACCTACGGAGACGTTTCACCAGTTCGTTTAAACACCAACGGAGTTTCTGCTTTTGTTTCTATTACAAGAGGCTGTGACAATATGTGTACCTTTTGTGTGGTTCCCTTTACTAGAGGGCGCGAAAGAAGTAGAGACCCAAGAAGCATCCTTGAAGAAATTCAAAAATTATCAGACGACAATTATAAAGAGATTACACTGTTAGGTCAGAATGTAGATAGCTACCTATGGTATGGTGGTGGCTTAAAGAAGGATTTTAAAAAGGCAACAGAAATGGAGCAAGCTACCGCAGTAGATTTTGCTCAATTATTAGACCAGTGCGCTACTCGATTTCCAAAAATGAGATTGCGCTTTTCTACATCAAATCCACAAGATATGAGCCTGGATGTTATCCATGTAATGGCCAAACACAAGAACATCTGCAAATACTTACACTTACCTGTTCAAAGTGGTAGCAATACCATGCTAAAGGCCATGAACAGACAGCATACTAGAGAAGAGTACATGCAATTAATAGACAATATCTTAAAAATAGTCCCAGAGATGTCTTTTTCTCAGGATATGATTATAGGCTTCTGTGGAGAGACTGAAGAAGACCACCAAGACACTTTGAGTTTGATGGAGCATGTAAAATACGATTTTGGTTTTATGTTTGCCTATTCTGAAAGACCTGGTACATTGGCAGCAAAAAAATTGCCAGATGATGTGCCTTTTGCAGTTAAAAAGCGTCGGTTACAAGAAGTAATTAATCTGCAATTAAAACACAGTTTATACAGAACTCAACAACATGTTGGCAAAA contains:
- the miaB gene encoding tRNA (N6-isopentenyl adenosine(37)-C2)-methylthiotransferase MiaB — translated: MESIEKTMDESKQGQALVLENKIGNTKKLFIESYGCQMNMSDSEIVASILGEQGFNTTQNLEDADLVLVNTCSIREKAEQTVRKRLEKYNAVKKINPKMKVGVLGCMAERLKEKFLEEEKIVDLVVGPDAYRDLPNLLEEIDAGRDAVNVILSKDETYGDVSPVRLNTNGVSAFVSITRGCDNMCTFCVVPFTRGRERSRDPRSILEEIQKLSDDNYKEITLLGQNVDSYLWYGGGLKKDFKKATEMEQATAVDFAQLLDQCATRFPKMRLRFSTSNPQDMSLDVIHVMAKHKNICKYLHLPVQSGSNTMLKAMNRQHTREEYMQLIDNILKIVPEMSFSQDMIIGFCGETEEDHQDTLSLMEHVKYDFGFMFAYSERPGTLAAKKLPDDVPFAVKKRRLQEVINLQLKHSLYRTQQHVGKIEEFLIEGSSKKSDLHWKARNTQNTVVVFPKENYKVGDFVNVKVEDCTSATLIGTAVGYSENN